One Colias croceus chromosome 7, ilColCroc2.1 genomic window carries:
- the LOC123693056 gene encoding cell division cycle and apoptosis regulator protein 1-like, with protein sequence MQSGSGTKNPPWARSNVNTNITGMNPQIMDPNAMMSQQGMMPFQQTQAVFNPSMMQAQSGMAMSMAGQMPMNQMTQGQMYPGNVVAYPTPRAMNANMYQNNTNQTPQGNEQRVFTGTVTKTHNDFGFVDHDVFYQTSVCAKGVIPKLNDRVLVEATYNPNMPFKWNATRVQVLPKNGPNQKGSNAKSNVYNAVPPPKKSSSISRRDDRRDDRPSRRDDRKRSRTRSRSRSRDRRDSRNRRDSPPRKRPVVHQPSPVKYMVRVPRIPLDIQKLDVPALSQRYNNLYVPSDFFNAHVKWGETFPPQTPFSLNNTCQYHIMDKDIPNPNTNDAILEPPDADYRFSAKVMLISMPTLESLYQKCGLTKTDDKDKRSSKTPLHPTRLIKFLVGQKGKGGENFAIGGPWSPSHDGENPDKDPGVLVKTAIRTCKALTGIDLSHCTQWYRMVEFYYWRESSGGKSRLECVVLFLPDVWSVQPSCVEWTTLTDHYKAAGEAAVRALEGEEPASGDNDAQPPQELAPIAAPTPPAPLTPQAPLTPQTPQSQPADADADKSQIEKKDLNDSTITIDENDDDEEDKPEPTHYSKIDLRTIKVDQLRQELRARNVSCKGLRAQLVSRLSKLIKAEEEKDSKSEDVMEVVDDDEPEKSSDNIEIKDDDKKEEIIVEETPQVTEEKKTVEKDSKDGKDEKKDAKDKDDKEAVKKDKPKTEKEIEEEKKKLEKEKQVLKNKYELPTNAHIIVHPSAAAKGGKFGCSVATLSLLLDYRVTDNKEHSFELFVFAELFNEMLMRDFGFYIYKTLYTLPERTEEVKEKVTEKAEKKEDKKDEKKEDKKDEKKEEKKDNDKDKKEDKDKKEDKDKKDDRRDARRRDRRESHSDDDRSNSPKRRSRGVELPPDPYLLLSLVYFDTSRGGTITKKDLQNLFMSLGLQLSRSQIRAVLEKVCVKDSFSYKSLLQAIKDLASGSVEAMQDLPLDTTILTNEVPAHIAELEAVIASGNRNLLPVFVQDKEDAESSLATKDVSETGVVSYKGRVVDVGALVASAARWQAERARLRGALEAAQAQARAARAAAASTQQAERGAHERLHDAAANLAAARARIASLMASSKIFHSALKSIKTKVDAVVNIKYEDDDVVEVVNGPTKEEKEKKPEVASESVKSADSTETKDTKEEVKTEQKADDENKEKDIVSAENMEIDDKE encoded by the exons atgcaATCCGGAAGTGGTACTAAAAATCCGCCGTGGGCTCGGTCAAATGTTAATACAAACATAACCGGCATGAATCCGCAAATAATGGATCCGAATGCCATGATGTCACAACAGGGCATGATGCCGTTTCAACAAACTCAAGCTGTGTTTAATCCAAGTATGATGCAAGCACAAAGTGGAATGGCGATGTCGATGGCGGGTCAAATGCCGATGAATCAAATGACTCAAGGTCAAATGTACCCGGGTAATGTTGTAGCATACCCTACTCCACGTGCAATGAATGCAAATATGTATCAAAATAACACGAATCAAACTCCACAAGGGAATGAGCAACGTGTTTTTACCGGTACTGTAACGAAAACACACAATGATTTTGGATTTGTGGATCATGATGTTTTCTACCAAACTTCGGTTTGTGCTAAAGGAGTCATTCCGAAGCTGAACGACAGAGTTCTAGTGGAAGCAACATATAATCCCAACATGCCTTTCAAATGGAATGCAACTCGCGTTCAGGTTCTGCCTAAAAATGGCCCAAATCAGAAAGGAAGTAATGCAAAATCGAATGTTTATAATGCTGTACCGCCTCCAAAGAAATCTTCTAGTATATCCCGACGTGATGATCGCCGTGACGACCGCCCTTCAAGAAGAGATGATAGG AAACGTTCACGTACAAGAAGCCGTTCACGATCCCGAGATCGTCGCGACAGTCGCAATCGTCGCGATTCACCTCCACGCAAACGCCCTGTGGTACACCAACCTTCCCCTGTCAAGTATATGGTGAGAGTACCAAGGATTCCACTTGATAT TCAAAAACTGGATGTACCAGCATTATCTCAAAGATACAATAATCTTTATGTACCATCTGATTTCTTCAATGCCCATGTTAAGTGGGGTGAAACGTTTCCACCACAGACACCATTTTCTTTGAACAACACATGTCAGTATCATATAATGGACAAGGATATACCTAATCCCAATACAAATGATGCTATACTTGAACCACCCGATGCAGATTATCGATTTTCAGCTAAg gtTATGCTTATTAGTATGCCAACACTGGAGTCTCTTTACCAAAAATGTGGACTTACAAAAACTGATGATAAGGACAAACGTAGTAGTAAAACACCATTACATCCCACTAGGCTTATAAAATTCCTTGTAGGGCAAAAAGGCAAAGGGGGTGAAAATTTCGCTATAGGTGGACCATGGAGTCCTTCACACGATGGAGAAAATCCAGACAAAGATCCAGGAGTCTTAGTCAAAACTGCCATTAGAACTTGCAAAGCTCTCACTGGCATTGATTTATCTCATTGCACGCAATG GTACCGAATGGTGGAGTTTTACTACTGGCGCGAGAGCAGTGGCGGCAAATCGCGACTCGAGTGTGTGGTGTTGTTCCTGCCCGACGTGTGGTCCGTGCAGCCTTCTTGCGTCGAGTGGACGACGCTCACAGATCATTATAAGGCGGCCGGCGAAGCCGCCGTCAGAGCGCTCGAAGGGGAAGAGCCCGCGTCCGGCGACAACGACGCGCAACCCCCGCAGGAGCTCGCCCCGATCGCCGCGCCGACCCCGCCGGCCCCGCTGACCCCGCAGGCCCCGCTGACCCCGCAGACGCCGCAGAGCCAGCCAGCGGACGCCGACGCGGACAAATCCCAAATT gAAAAGAAGGATCTCAATGACAGTACGATAACTATCGATGAGAATGATGATGACGAAGAGGACAAACCTGAACCTACGCATTATTCGAAGATCGATTTGAGGACAATTAAAGTGGACCAGCTGAGACAAGAATTACGTGCGCGTAACGTGAGCTGTAAAG gaTTACGTGCGCAATTGGTATCACGGCTATCAAAACTTATCAAAGCTGAAGAAGAAAAAGATTCTAAGAGCGAAGATGTGATGGAAGTTGTGGATGATGATGAACCCGAGAAGTCTTCTGATAATATCGAAATTAAAGACGATGACAAGAAGGAAGAAATCATTGTAGAGGAAACTCCACAAGTCACTGAGGAGAAGAAAACTGTGGAAAAAGACAGCAAAGACGGCAAAGATGAAAAGAAAGATGCCAAAGATAAGGATGATAAAGAAGCTGTAAAGAAAGATAAACCCAAAACTGAGAAGGAAATTGAGGAGGAGAAGAAAAAG ctgGAAAAGGAGAAGCAGGTACTAAAGAATAAATACGAGCTGCCCACCAACGCCCACATTATAGTGCACCCGTCGGCAGCAGCGAAAGGCGGCAAGTTTGGATGCAGTGTTGCTACACTGTCCCTTTTGCTTGACTACCGTGTCACAGATAATAAAGAACACAGTTTTGAG CTCTTTGTATTCGCCGAACTCTTCAATGAAATGCTCATGCGTGACTTCggtttttacatttacaaaacTCTGTACACTCTACCCGAAAGAACGGAAGAGGTTAAGGAAAAGGTTACAGAGAAGGCTGAGAAAAAGGAAGATAAAAAAGATGAAAAGAAAGAAGACAAAAAGGATGAGAAAAAGGAAGAGAAGAAAGATAATGACAAAGATAAGAAAGAAGACAAGGATAAGAAGGAGGATAAAGACAAAAAAGATGACAGACGCGATGCCAGACGTCGCGATAGACGC GAGTCCCACAGCGACGACGACCGCAGCAACTCGCCGAAGCGTCGCAGCCGCGGCGTAGAATTACCCCCTGACCCATATCTATTACTATCACTCGTGTATTTCGATACATCTCGCGGTGGAACCATCACTAAAAAGGACCTACAGAATCTGTTCATGAGCCTCGGCCTGCAACTATCGCGATCACAGATACGAGCTGTACTCGAAAAAGTCTGTGTTAAGGATAGCTTCAGTTATAA GTCTCTGCTACAAGCAATCAAAGATTTGGCTTCTGGATCAGTGGAAGCTATGCAAGACCTTCCTCTGGACACCACTATTCTTACCAATGAAGTGCCTGCCCAT ATAGCTGAGTTAGAAGCAGTAATAGCATCAGGAAACCGCAACCTACTTCCTGTGTTTGTGCAAGACAAAGAAGATGCGGAATCATCGTTGGCCACCAAGGACGTTAGTGAAACTG GCGTGGTGTCGTACAAGGGGCGCGTGGTGGACGTGGGCGCGCTGGTGGCGAGCGCGGCGCGCTGGCAGGCGGAGCGCGCGCGGCTGCGGGGCGCGCTGGAGGCGGCGCAGGCGCAGGCGCGGGCCGcgcgcgccgccgccgcctCCACGCAGCAGGCCGAGCGCGGCGCGCACGAGCGCCTGCACGACGCCGCCGCCAACCTGGCCGCCGCGCGCGCGCGCATCGCCTCGCTCATG GCTAGCTCAAAAATATTCCATTCAGCACTGAAGAGCATAAAGACTAAAGTGGATGCCGTCGTTAACATTAAATATGAAGATGATGACGTCGTAGAAGTTGTTAACGGACCTACAAA ggaagaaaaagagaaaaaacCTGAAGTCGCATCAGAGAGTGTTAAAAGTGCTGACAGCACCGAGACCAAGGATACCAAGGAAGAAGTGAAAACAGAACAAAAAGCagatgatgaaaataaagaaaaagacATTGTTAGTGCGGAAAACATGGAAATTGATGATAAGGAATAA